The following coding sequences are from one Halococcus salifodinae DSM 8989 window:
- a CDS encoding glycosyltransferase family 4 protein has product MHICMLLPERFPPDVRVEKEAATLRAAGHEITLVCRGGPAEPTFERIDGIDVQRLPVDELFAGLRGIVDGARYVATNVHPVWQREIEELVSDDFPGGSIDAIHVHDLPLVKTALTVGDDHDVPVVADLHENYPEAVRQIHRMRGWREIARDPEDLVQRLFLSPTRLKRLERHAVRNAERTITVCEEARAHYLRDCDADPERVKIVSNTVDLDAFDPDATEPPTGLGFDPEESFVVSYVGNFTEHRGLDTLIEGVAHLAETHSDVQLVFVGKGNDNYVAGLERLARSLGIGDRLTLTGWVDFDDVPDYIAASDVCAVPHAATPHTETTVPHKLFQYMAMGVPVVTSDVAPLARIVTRTESGRVAPASDGEAMGAALDDLTDPETAEECGENGRRAVERRYNWAHDGARLRTIYDEL; this is encoded by the coding sequence ATGCACATCTGTATGCTCCTCCCGGAGCGGTTCCCGCCGGACGTCCGGGTCGAAAAGGAGGCTGCCACGCTCCGCGCGGCCGGCCACGAGATCACGCTCGTCTGTCGCGGCGGGCCGGCCGAGCCAACCTTCGAGCGGATCGACGGGATCGACGTCCAGCGACTGCCCGTCGACGAACTGTTCGCCGGCCTCCGCGGGATCGTCGACGGCGCACGGTACGTCGCGACCAACGTCCATCCCGTCTGGCAGCGGGAGATCGAGGAACTCGTGAGCGACGACTTCCCTGGCGGGTCGATCGACGCGATCCATGTCCACGACCTTCCACTGGTAAAGACCGCGCTCACGGTAGGCGACGATCACGACGTTCCCGTGGTGGCCGATCTCCACGAGAACTACCCCGAGGCAGTCCGTCAGATACACCGGATGCGCGGCTGGCGCGAGATCGCGCGCGATCCCGAGGACCTGGTTCAGCGACTCTTCCTCTCGCCGACCCGACTCAAACGCCTCGAACGCCACGCCGTCCGGAACGCCGAGCGCACGATCACGGTGTGTGAGGAGGCGCGCGCGCACTACCTCCGGGACTGCGATGCGGATCCCGAACGGGTGAAGATCGTCTCGAACACCGTCGATCTCGACGCGTTCGATCCCGATGCGACCGAACCCCCGACCGGCCTCGGGTTCGATCCCGAGGAATCGTTCGTGGTTTCGTACGTCGGGAACTTCACCGAACACCGCGGCCTCGACACCCTGATCGAGGGGGTCGCCCATCTCGCCGAAACCCACTCGGACGTGCAGTTGGTGTTCGTCGGGAAGGGCAACGACAACTACGTCGCGGGCCTCGAACGGCTCGCACGCTCGCTCGGCATCGGTGATCGACTGACGCTCACGGGCTGGGTCGACTTCGACGACGTGCCCGACTACATCGCCGCGAGCGACGTCTGTGCCGTCCCGCACGCTGCGACGCCACACACCGAGACCACCGTCCCGCACAAGCTCTTCCAGTACATGGCGATGGGAGTGCCGGTGGTGACGAGCGACGTCGCGCCGCTCGCACGGATCGTCACGCGGACCGAAAGCGGCCGCGTCGCACCCGCCAGCGACGGCGAAGCGATGGGTGCGGCCCTCGATGATCTCACGGATCCCGAGACCGCAGAGGAGTGCGGGGAGAACGGTCGGCGGGCGGTCGAACGCCGGTACAACTGGGCGCACGATGGCGCGCGCCTCCGGACGATCTACGACGAGCTGTGA
- a CDS encoding glycosyltransferase family 2 protein — MTLVSAVLPTYNRAEYVTGAVDTVLEQTHDEIEVVVVNDGSTDDTAAKLDTYADDDRVRVRHNDENRGISVSMNRAAAVADGEFICVLNDDDRWHEEKVEKQLAAFAELGEEYGVVYTGGVVRQGENIVRVYRPDREGDIYPDVIARFGLHPHSSHMLRAECFDLGGFDLDFPRGVDWDHCIRLAKEYEFAAVDERLVERIFHTDNISQQLTHGIEVNNLIWKKYRDEIEQYPGIERRLREKQCRARARVALERGQRRRAFGYARRAMEYEPAAESVFIMAFSVLGQRALAGARRARDAAMNWRASLAE, encoded by the coding sequence ATGACGCTCGTCAGCGCCGTCCTGCCGACGTACAACCGCGCGGAGTACGTCACCGGAGCCGTCGACACAGTGCTGGAGCAGACCCACGACGAGATCGAGGTCGTCGTGGTGAACGACGGCTCGACGGACGACACGGCGGCGAAGCTCGACACCTACGCCGACGACGACCGAGTGCGCGTCCGCCACAACGACGAGAACCGCGGCATCTCGGTCAGCATGAACCGGGCGGCTGCGGTGGCCGACGGCGAGTTCATCTGCGTACTCAACGACGACGATCGCTGGCACGAGGAGAAAGTCGAGAAGCAGCTGGCCGCCTTCGCGGAGCTCGGCGAGGAGTACGGCGTGGTCTACACCGGCGGGGTCGTCCGCCAGGGCGAGAACATCGTCCGGGTCTATCGACCGGATCGTGAGGGTGACATCTACCCCGACGTGATCGCCCGCTTCGGCCTCCACCCACATTCGAGCCACATGCTCCGCGCGGAGTGTTTCGATCTCGGCGGGTTCGATCTCGACTTTCCTCGCGGCGTGGACTGGGATCACTGCATCCGGCTCGCGAAGGAGTACGAGTTCGCGGCCGTCGACGAACGCCTCGTCGAGCGTATCTTCCACACCGACAACATCTCACAGCAGCTCACCCACGGCATCGAGGTCAACAACCTGATCTGGAAAAAGTACCGCGACGAGATCGAACAGTATCCCGGGATCGAGCGCCGGCTCCGTGAGAAGCAGTGCCGCGCCAGGGCGAGAGTTGCACTCGAACGCGGCCAGCGCCGACGGGCGTTCGGCTACGCGCGCCGTGCGATGGAGTACGAACCCGCCGCCGAGAGCGTGTTCATCATGGCCTTTTCCGTGCTCGGTCAGCGGGCGCTCGCGGGAGCGCGCCGCGCCC